The following nucleotide sequence is from Pochonia chlamydosporia 170 chromosome 4, whole genome shotgun sequence.
ACGCTCACGGTGGTTCTGCGTAAGTTGGGGATCCCATCGGCTGAAGAAAACGTACATGGCAGGCACTTACAAGGCATTTATCCCATAGTCATAACGTAATTCCACCACGCGGATACAGCATTTGTGGCATCTCGGGCTCATGCGGGTCATGGGTTGACGGTTTATCAGTCTTAGTAAAGCGATGAAGTGGCGACTATAGCCATAAAGTTTAAGGTTGCCGCTGGGTTCAGGTTTAATCCCTGCCTTTGGAATTGACTTTGACGGGGTGTTTTCACGAAGTGATTACCCCATACAATAAATGGTGGGAAGCATGGAAACGATTAATGCTAATCGAGGTCTCAAGGTGTCGAGGTTTGGTTGGAAGTACGTTGCGGGTAGCAACATGTTGGTAACACCTGGGGCTTGTACATTTGCGGcaggtgtttgagattggGTACATATTTTACTGATCAGCTTGCGAAAGTCGCTGGCAAACCGGGCATCATGTTTTATTTGGGCGACATAGCAATAAGGCGTCTGGGAATATCTGGGTTTTACTTGTTAATGTTTTGATTTGATGGCTCTGGTGTTGTTCTTTGTTTAAGAAGGGCAGACACTAATTACGATGAAACCTCAAGCACAACGGCATGGATCTTTGCGTTTTGTTGGGAGGCTGgacttttgttcctttttcGTTGGACGGGTTTTGCCCAAGACGGCCATTGGGCAAATCTGTAGAAACTCAAGGTTGGCGTGTACATTGATAGCTAGTAGTAGAGTGCCTGGGGTCAAAGAAACGTCTTGGACTCGAGTCACAAATGAATATTGGCGATGCTGTTCGTATATGCTATCAAGACTCGACTTGTTTTTATTATAAGCTCAGCATTGAATGAGGGGCAAAACTGGGATTGCAGGTGAAGATGACACAGTGCATTTGTAGTTGTGTCTATTTCAGTGAATGTGAATAAAGACGGTCAACACTTGACGAGGGTTGACGTGTGATGtggtttggtgtctggtggtgcatGGATGTCGAGTTGAATGTTGCTcacaggcaccagactgaacGTGGAATCACTGGGGCTTTATATTAGTGTCATCGGTTCtcgggtctggtctggtccaattTGATCTTGACAACTAGAAGTCAAGATTTGGTTTGTTTAGGCCCCAGTCTGGGTGCATaatctgtctggtgtgcatGTACCATGTACTCCATGTCGGTCtgcacacatgcatgcatatGTGTGGCAGTATGCACCTGAGCAGTGAGGTCAAGGCTGGTCGGCTGTGCTCCAACCATGATTTGCGGGTTCAAGCAGcactgacatggacttgacagaCTGCCAGTGGGCTTGACTGGGGGCCAAACCAAAGGGCCAAGGGGCCAAACAAAAAACAGGGCCAGGTCCAAGTCAAAGTCCAAGTCACAAgccttccacttccacttccactgtctggtctggcctggtcagCTGTCTACCGTCAACCGTCATTCGCCATCCAACAACCTTGGAACCTTGCCTTTACGTCGTCGACTTTTATCCCCTCCTCTCCCCCTGCTcctgcctctgcctctgcctctgcatGTGCCTTTTAATACCAGACAGACCTCGTCGCTTCCGCTTCACCTGCTTCCATTTTGGACAGACAATTCCTTCCTCAACCTGAACTGGCTGGCATTTCAACGTGATTCCATCCTTCTGACCGCCCTTCCCCACCTTCACGTTTCTTCAACTGCGTGCACAAGAACTAGAACCAGAACCACAACCAGACGTTCCCCAACGGTTCTTGTCCCACTGCCGCCGTTGTCGTTCGAACACCACATCACAAAATATCATGTCTAAACGAAGCAGCGTTGCGTCTTCAGGCGCGAATGGTGCCATGGCAAAGCCCAACTTCAATTCTAATCAGCCCGGTATGCTGCAATGGACTGCCGTCCTCCCTACCTCCCTACCACTTCGAACTGAAACCCATTCACCTGCTAACCAGCTTCTTGCACCCTGTGAAGCTATTGACAAGCAAAAGACGCTTCTCTCTGCAGATGTGGGACACTTTAGCTTGGTGCGCGCAATGCATCTTGCTGACCTTATCACCTTGATGAATGGTATGTATTATGCAATATCTCAACCTTCTTGCAACTGCGACGCCAATGTCTCGACCGTCTCCCGTCTCTTGGTTGACAACCGCGCTGTGTAACATCGCTAACCCCTTTGACCGCTCTATCAGGCTTCTGCGGTGTCATGTCCATCTTTTCCTCCTTGCGATACTGCCTTGGCGATCCGAATGCCTTCGACAAGGTTTGGCTCGCGCTAGCCTTCCTTCCCTTTGGGCTGTTTTTTGACTTCCTTGATGGGAGAGTCGCACGGTGGAGGAACAAGAGTAGTCTCATGGGTCAAGAGCTGGATTCTCTAGCCGATCTGGTACGATTCTACTTGCCACTGAGCACAAGGCAGAGACCTTTGCTATTTCAGAGAGTAGTTACTAACTGTTCGGCATGTCCAGATTTCTTTCGGCGTCGCTCCAGCCATGGTAGCTTTTACTATTGGCTTTCGATCTACCCTCGACACCATTGGTCTCGCCTTCTTCGTTCTCTGTGGCTTGACAC
It contains:
- a CDS encoding CDP-diacylglycerol-serine O-phosphatidyltransferase (similar to Fusarium graminearum PH-1 XP_011325032.1), with product MSKRSSVASSGANGAMAKPNFNSNQPGMLQWTAVLPTSLPLRTETHSPANQLLAPCEAIDKQKTLLSADVGHFSLVRAMHLADLITLMNGFCGVMSIFSSLRYCLGDPNAFDKVWLALAFLPFGLFFDFLDGRVARWRNKSSLMGQELDSLADLISFGVAPAMVAFTIGFRSTLDTIGLAFFVLCGLTRLARFNVTVAVLPKDATGKSKFFEGTPIPTSLFLDAIMAYWVYCGWTLDDVPFGTWFQGSALELHPAVFLFMLHGCLMTSKTIHIPKP